The DNA window TCTGAGCAGTAAACACAGTCAGATCTTTGATTTCCGTTTAATGCCGTGGAAATCAAAGATTGATTTTGATAATCCTCCTTCTCCTTTTTGGTTTGTGGATCAGAAGAACAGGAAGAATATAAAAATATTATAAATATATAAAGTAAAATGTATCTAAGGTTCATAAAATTCCTCATTCTGAGATCAGAGTAAATGGGATTGTCGTTTTGAAAGTGACATTTGTTCCAGGATTCAAAGCATATTCCTTATAACGGCTTAGATGATTAACATATTCTTTGTCGAAGATATTCAATACCGCCACATCGAAGGTCGCGGATTCAGTTCCGTTTGTTAAACCTGGAATTTCTCCACCGAAACCAATATCGTATAAATTATAACCTTGTGTCGGAGTTTCTAATTTATCCACCTTATACTGGGACTGAACAAACGTGCCGTTCACGGATATATATGGTTTGGAAATTCCGAAAAGTTTATTTGTTGTGAATCTAAGGCCTAAGCGAGCTCGATTCGGAGTCATCCTAGGAAGATATTTATTTCTAATATCAGAATATACTGAATTAGGATCTGTGCCTCCAGGATTCAGGGCAATTTCCGGAGGAATATTTTTTTGAATGGTAGCTCTTAGAATATCAATACCACCTGTGAGCACGAGCCAAGAAGTAGCCTGAGCTTGGAAGCTAAATTCTCCACCTTCTAACTTCGCTGCATCTTGCCTGTATCTATACATAGGGAGCCCAGAATCTGAATCAATAGCACCAGCGCTTACAGAATAAATGTAATTATCTATTTTATTTCTAAAAACACTAAACTCTGCTTGGAACTTATCATTTGCAAAACGGACAGAAGCATCATAGTTCAAAGAAGTTTCTGGTCTTAAACTATCTTTACCGATCTCGAATCGGCCGCTTCCTTCGTGAACTCCATTGGCGAATAATTCAAAAGGGGTCGGAGCTCTAAAACCTCTACCTGCATTTAATGCCAAAGAAAAATCTTTAGCAAATTTCCAGACGGTCCCTAAACTTCCAGTGCTTGCAGAATAATTTCTGGTCTGTTCCAAATTACCCAGGTCTGCGTTAGCTCTAATGTCCATACTTCTTTTATCAGTTCGAGCACCTGCAGAAAAACTAAAGTCTCCCAGTTTCCATTCTTCGAATAAGAAAAATCCAATATTGCTTAAACCATAACCTGGTATCAAAGGTTCAGTTCCGATCGTATTACTTCTTTGTTGCATACCTGATATGCCAACAGTACCTTTCAGGCCTTTCCATTCTTTGTGATGGATTTTTGCATCTGCAGTAGTAGTATCTAAGGAGAGATTTAATCCCTGTTTATAATCATATTTATTCACTTGATAAGCAGAAGCTACCTTGGTGAAAGAATCGATAGAAGGATCCAGCAATGTATCCTTGATTGGCATATACCTATTCTTATCTTCAATTTCTCTACGATTGTTTCTTTGGTAAGCTGCATCCAATTCTACATTCACGTAAGGAAGAATGAAAAAAGCATGCACATGAGTTTTTTGATGAAGAACAGTTTGATAAGCGCTGGCACCAGGAGATTCATTCGGATTATCATATAGATCCTGCTCTTGGTATCTCTGAAAAGAATCCACATAGAAGTTCCCCCAAGACCCATCGGTCCCTATAGAAGCATTCACGTTTCTTTCATGAAAGCCAGTGTTAGGAAGTGTTCCTTTCGGAGTAGTGATCCTTCCTGCTTTTCGAGTATCCGTTTGCACTCTATAGCCGAAATTAGTATCTTTATGATAACCAAAGAGAGATATAGCACCTGCATCTTGTTTATTATTTGAAAAACTATTTGTAGAAATCGTTCCACCTAAAAGAGGAGCACCGTCTTTTGCAGTCGGTGCCTTGGAGCGAATCACATTAATAACACCACCTAAAGCATCTGAACCATAAAGAACAGATCCAGGGCCCCTAACAATTTCCATCTTATCGATGTTAAATGCGTCTAAGTCGACAGTATGGTCATCTCCAAACTGCTGCTCTTCTTGCCTCACTCCATCAGTCATCACCAATACTCTTTGGCCTGTCAAACCCCGGATCACCGGTTTAGATGTTCCTGCACCAGTGGTTAAAGTTGCAGTTCCTGGAGTGTTTTCAAGGGCAGACATAACGTTCTGACCCCTTAACCTTTGTAATTGTCTACCTTCTAAGACAGTAGTAGGTTGTGGAGTGGATAAAAAATCTGAAGCCAAAGTTTTGGCAGTAACATTGATCGCCACACCTTCTAATAGAGAAGGTTTTAAAACGATATCCAAAACCTTGTCTAGATCCTTCACTTCGAATCTTTCAGTTTTCAATTCATAATTAGGAGCAGAAGCAACTAACGTGTAATTTCCTGGGGAGACGTGCTGAAATTCGAAACTACCGTCTTTGCCGGATCTTGCTACGTATTTGTTTTCAGTAAGGAATAATTTAGCTCCCGAAATAGGATGTCCTTCCGAATCCTTAAGAATCCCTCTGACGTTCACATCCAGGGAAAAAACTTCTGAAAATGGCAAAAATATGCCAATAAACACAGGTAATAAATTAAATTTATATAAAATACTTTTCATTCTTCCTAAACTCCAGACCCCTCGGGTTTCTCGGGGTCGGGTTCTTCATATACAAAATAAAATTCAAAGCGGCTTACAAATGGCAAAGCCGCTGAAAACAGTAGATGCAGATAGATTAGGAAAAATAAGGAGGGGCTCGTCCTCTCAAGATTCCCGATTGGGAAATTTGAACAGGAATAAAATCAAAAATTATAAATTCATTATATTCTAGAACAGGTTGTTCTGATCTCGGACCTTGAGCGAATTCGGCCTTAGAATTAGCCTGGGTATGAATACAAACAAAACAAGCTTCTTGGGATATTTTGGAAGAATGTTTGGAGAATATTCCCTTTTCGGATATATCCAAATGTGAGTGGGTGCTTGTAAGTAAAAGTCCGCCACAAAACGCGAACAACGCAAAGAAGGACCTAAGCCCGTTTCCTCGACTTCCCACCAAAGATCTCATTTTTTCAATAATGATAAATCGTTATTAATAAGCAAGTAATTTTTTGGCCGCCTACTTGCAAAGCAAGGGTTGAGCTGCTACCTGGACCCTTTTACTTTCCCACAGAATTCAGTCCTGTAATTGCAACCGATCTGCCTCGCGGTGATCTTATGCCGAGCA is part of the Leptospira saintgironsiae genome and encodes:
- a CDS encoding TonB-dependent receptor, encoding MKSILYKFNLLPVFIGIFLPFSEVFSLDVNVRGILKDSEGHPISGAKLFLTENKYVARSGKDGSFEFQHVSPGNYTLVASAPNYELKTERFEVKDLDKVLDIVLKPSLLEGVAINVTAKTLASDFLSTPQPTTVLEGRQLQRLRGQNVMSALENTPGTATLTTGAGTSKPVIRGLTGQRVLVMTDGVRQEEQQFGDDHTVDLDAFNIDKMEIVRGPGSVLYGSDALGGVINVIRSKAPTAKDGAPLLGGTISTNSFSNNKQDAGAISLFGYHKDTNFGYRVQTDTRKAGRITTPKGTLPNTGFHERNVNASIGTDGSWGNFYVDSFQRYQEQDLYDNPNESPGASAYQTVLHQKTHVHAFFILPYVNVELDAAYQRNNRREIEDKNRYMPIKDTLLDPSIDSFTKVASAYQVNKYDYKQGLNLSLDTTTADAKIHHKEWKGLKGTVGISGMQQRSNTIGTEPLIPGYGLSNIGFFLFEEWKLGDFSFSAGARTDKRSMDIRANADLGNLEQTRNYSASTGSLGTVWKFAKDFSLALNAGRGFRAPTPFELFANGVHEGSGRFEIGKDSLRPETSLNYDASVRFANDKFQAEFSVFRNKIDNYIYSVSAGAIDSDSGLPMYRYRQDAAKLEGGEFSFQAQATSWLVLTGGIDILRATIQKNIPPEIALNPGGTDPNSVYSDIRNKYLPRMTPNRARLGLRFTTNKLFGISKPYISVNGTFVQSQYKVDKLETPTQGYNLYDIGFGGEIPGLTNGTESATFDVAVLNIFDKEYVNHLSRYKEYALNPGTNVTFKTTIPFTLISE